TTGTGCATGGATATTTTGACTTGTTTGATGGAACAATTCAAATGATCGTATTTGCAATGTTAACCATGATTAACATTAAAGTAACAGCCGAACATTAAAAATTTACACAAAATCATTTATTATTATTTTATAGGAGGAATCACAATGAGTTTAGGAGTTCTAGCAGCTGGAATAGCTGTATTGTCAGGAATAGGAGCAGGAGTAGGTATAGGTATAGCAACAGGTAAGGCAACAGAAGCTGTTGGTAGACAACCAGAAGCATCTGGAAAGATCATGACTTTATTAATATTAGGAGCAGGACTTTCAGAAGCAACAGCAATCTATGGATTAGTAATTGCATTTATGGTAATGGGCAAATAATGAATTCGATGAGTTAATATTATTGACTCCGAAGGGAGGATATAGGTAGAATATGGAAATTGAGTATTCAACAACGATAATGACTTGGATTAACTTTGCTGTTTTAATTCTGATTATGAAACATTTCTTTTGGGATAAGCTAAAAGGAATAATTGCAGAAAGACAAAAATATGTAGATGATAAGTTAGCCAAGGCAGATGAAGATTCTGAAAAAGCTAGAATGTATTTGCTTAAAAATGAAAGCATATTACAATCTGCTAAAGAAGAAGGTAAGAAAATTACTGAAAGACAAAAGCAAAAAGGCGATAAAGTTTACGAAGAAATCATTGATAATGCCAAGAATGAAGCAATTTCATTAAAAGAAAGAACTATGCTAGAAATTGAAAGAGAAAAAGAAAAAGCTGAATATGAAATCAAAAGGCAAGCAGCAGATTTAGCATTAGAACTTGCAATTAAAGCATTAGAACAAAAAATTGATGAAGATACACATAGAAAACTTATAGGCGATTTTATTGCTAAGGTAGGTATATAATATGTATGAATATTTAGACAGGCGATATGCCTTAGCTATTTATGAAGTTGCTGAAAAAAAAGGCAAAGTTGATGAATATTTAAGAGACTTAAGAGAAATATGCGATTTAATTGATAATAATCAAGATTTTCATGAAGTAATTAAGCATCCACAAATTAATACAACAAAAAAGAAACAACTTTTTACTGATTTATTTAAGGATAAAATTGATGAACAATTACTTTCTTTCATGATTATATTAATTGAGAAGAACAGGATACTTTATTTAAGAGAAAAACTAAATCAAATGGAAAATATTGATTTAGAAAGAAGAAATATAATAAGGGGTATAGTTAAAACTGCTATACCACTTTTACCAGAAGAACTAGAAAAGATGAAAGTTATCTTTGAAGAGAAGTATGATAAGACGATTATATTCGATACAGAAATAGATAAAAGTATTTTAGGTGGAGTTTATGTAAGTGTTGGAAATGATATTATTGATGATACTATTAAATCAAAGATAGAAGAAATGAAAGCTTTAATGCTTAAGAAGGAATAGAGGTGAATCCATGAATATTAAACCAGAAGAAATAACTTCTATTATTAAAAGAGAAATAGAAAAATATGAAAAGCAAATTCAAACAGTAGATTCTGGTACAATAATCACAATTGGTGATGGTGTTTCAAGAGTTTATGGATTAGATAATTGTATGGAAGGGGAATTGTTGGAATTCCCTAATGAAGTATACGGAATGGTTTTAAACCTTGAACAAGATAACGTTGGATGCGTTATTTTAGGAGACGATAAAGGAATAAAAGAAGGCGATATCGTTAAAGGAACAGGTAAAGTAGTTGAAGTTCCAGTTGGAGATCAAATGCTAGGTAGAGTTGTTAATGCATTAGGACTTCCTATAGACGGAAAAGGACCAATAGTTACAACTGAAACTAGACCAATTGAAGTTCATGCTCCTAGTATAATAGATAGAAGTTCTGTTAATGAACCATTACAAACAGGAATTAAGGCAATTGACTCAATGATTCCAATTGGTAGAGGTCAAAGAGAACTTATAATAGGAG
The DNA window shown above is from Clostridium beijerinckii and carries:
- the atpE gene encoding ATP synthase F0 subunit C, with product MSLGVLAAGIAVLSGIGAGVGIGIATGKATEAVGRQPEASGKIMTLLILGAGLSEATAIYGLVIAFMVMGK
- the atpF gene encoding ATP synthase F0 subunit B, which codes for MEIEYSTTIMTWINFAVLILIMKHFFWDKLKGIIAERQKYVDDKLAKADEDSEKARMYLLKNESILQSAKEEGKKITERQKQKGDKVYEEIIDNAKNEAISLKERTMLEIEREKEKAEYEIKRQAADLALELAIKALEQKIDEDTHRKLIGDFIAKVGI
- a CDS encoding F0F1 ATP synthase subunit delta — translated: MYEYLDRRYALAIYEVAEKKGKVDEYLRDLREICDLIDNNQDFHEVIKHPQINTTKKKQLFTDLFKDKIDEQLLSFMIILIEKNRILYLREKLNQMENIDLERRNIIRGIVKTAIPLLPEELEKMKVIFEEKYDKTIIFDTEIDKSILGGVYVSVGNDIIDDTIKSKIEEMKALMLKKE